ACAGAAGAAACATGATTATATGATGGAAATCGTGGTTAAATGTGATTGGTTAACTGATCAGCTGAATAGAGGAGGCAAGGAGGTGGGGCTGAGTGAGCTAGAGAGAGAgcagtgaatgaatgaagcataaagaaagtctcCCTGATTAAAgctacgctgagcttcatttagGTACACAACAAAACTACAGTAAGGTATTGACTCAGTATGCATAGAGTCCTAAAACCTGTAAATAGTGAACATTTTACCAATCAGAGTTCCCTCATCTCAAATAAAGGGATTTTTTTGAATGGATTTTTGGTTGGATGCTTGatataaggtctgtggttaacacaagcttaaaagACGTTCACATTTACGTCATTAAATACCACACTTGTGAACTTTAAAGTGTCTATGTTCCTTAAAAAGGTTGCTAACCATTGGCTAAATGAGACATTATGTCAAGTGACTGTAGTGTAGTTCATttgtagcctaacattagcttttacTTCTGatgattgcatttatgcttttaaaatcataaaactGGAGTTCATATGTGAAGAACAAGTGTGGAAGTGTCATAAACatgtgtttgccacagagcttttgTTCTGTAATAAGCCAAAATCCAGTGAAAAAATCCTacaggctttttgacaaggtAACCAGTTTGGTGCTAACTTTCGCatcggcctacagaaaaacatcatccctgcagcccTTATGGAACTGAGCCACTGTTAACGAaacatgtttcacctgtgcttttcctgctatgacgagtagaaatgtctgctgtgaaaaatgtatgaccactgaacaaaaatataaacacaacactatTGACTTTGCCGCCAATTTTAATAAGCTGAAATGAAAGATCTAAGACTTCTCTCCGCACACAGAAGACTTATTTCTCTCAAACTGTGTGCACAAATCTGGtcaaatctgtgttagtgagcacttctcctttgatgagataatccatccacctgacaggtgtggcatgtcAGGATGTTGATTAAGCAACatgattactacacaggtgttcCTCATATAGGAACAAGATGTATATACAAACACATATATTTCTGCAACactaaaacactaaataaataaaaaggtgtATTATATTACTGTCAGATAATATAATGTGGATGGAGAATACCCCAAATACCTGTCCTgtagctgttctggagctttctgCTATATCACATGACCTTCATCAACAGATGGAACCCACTTCTCATTAGATTTAAGATGTTAAATTTGAATTATGCTTTTTCTGAGCACCTTCACAATTTCTCATCCTTAAAAGTTGTGTTTCAAATTCCAAATCTTGAcaagtggtgtagtggtagatGAGGTGAGTGTGCTAccaggtagatgggtaggtacAGATGAAGAAGTGGTTATACTCTCCTAtctattccaatggctttttagtTGATTGGTGGGTAAACTCCATGTATctgtgtataccctccactacaccactgattttgaccttggaaacagtCAGTCAAGGTCACTCGTTTGatcatatcacatgaaacacaAGAAACACTCATATCtactgatgaatttaagggcactaaaagaatgtggtgacagatgcatgtgcttgtttttcctgagaggccactatgtttgaattgttgttgttttattgtggatttttgtatcaTATGTTGTATTGTTGTATTTCAACTGTGTTGTGATTTGGAgctaccttggccaggtctcccttatAAATTTTCCGTCTCAATacgacttcctggttaaattaaggttaaatgaaaaataaaatacattaaaaatgatctTCATCAGACTAAAAGAAGGTGCAGCCTTTGTTTGAGCATTGGTTTATTGTGACAGATATTCtattaaaattcattcattcattcattttctgtagctgcttatcctgttaaggATTTAAGGatcctatcccagctgacattgggcgagaggcagggtacaccctggacaggtcgcctgACTATCACAGGTCTGACACATAGttacagacaaccattcacactcacattcacacctacggagaatttagagtcaccaattaacctgcatgtctttggaatgtgggaggaagccggagtacccagagaaagcccacgctgacatggagagaacatgcaaatagAAGGGCTCCTATATGTACATCTGTACTGATGAAATTGATATTATTTCATCGAATTCCTgttaaaaagcaaaacattaaATATTGGTGCATATTACTTAAACTTTATACAATTAAACTTACCTGCCTGGATACTCATTATTAGGTGAGGAGTGCGCCCCTCTCAGGTGGAAAAGCAAAAGTTCTATAAGGGCTAGATAAAAGCGATTGTGACTGTGTAAAGTGAAGTCTTATTATTGAAAGTACACACATTTTAATCACACATAGTCCACTTTTATTAATCTCTCAAAGTGCAAAACCAGATTCTTCATTTTGTCCTTTCCAAACATACTTCTCTTAAAGCACGCTGCTGAACACACTTACCATACAGTTACATTTCTCCACTTACACTTCCAAATACTGTTACACCTTTTATTGCATAAGGTCTGAAATCTGTGTGCCTTACTCACCACAAGCTTTCAGTAATGTACATTGAAAAATATGGCTAGGATTGTTAGCATAATTACTTGGACACACAATGTGACAAAAATCTAAGGCACTAGAAGTCATAGACTACAGTCCGCATATTCTGCTGAAGCACACATAAATCTAGGACGATGAGGGTAAGGACAAAATATTCACAGCAGGCTTTTCTGCTCAGCAAATACATGTGACGTAAGAGACATCACATTGAAAATACAAAACGGGAGCACATGATTCATCTCTTCTTGATGAGCTCCATCGCAGTTCTGCGTATGAAGAGCATAGTCTATCTCCAGAGATGATTTACTCATGTAAAATGGAAATATAGGCACAAATAAGTCCTGGTGTGGCTAATCTCCCATTGGGGGCCAAGATCCACGTCCAATCAAGCCTGAGAGAGGGACACAGGTGGGATCCAGCAGCCGAAGTCACAGCACTTGTTTAAACATCTGCACCATCATGGCCGATATGTTTTGATCACATCTTTGATAGGCCTCCTGCATATCGGACAGCAGGCGTTGATCTGTCTCTTCAGCTTCAGCCCACAGTCGTTGCACAGACACATGTGTCCACAGGTGTAGATGACTGTGTCGACGTCCTGGTCGAAGCAAATGGTGCATTCTCCGTTTTTCCCAGCAGAGGGCAGCTCCGGGGCGGTGAGAGTGGGCGAGACAGGAGGGCTGAGTGGGGAGCTGGGAGCAGTCActagaggaaaagaaagaaaacatgtgGGTCTGGAAATGGAGCGGACATGGATGCACGTACACACAAGACACTTGTGCCTGTTGTTGATGTGAGAAGAGTACGGCAGGTTCAAAGGTTAAGATCTTCaatactgttgtttttttgtattctcTTAATTCTTAATtctgtgttttggttgttttatttataagcCATGACAAACACAGATTTCCATGTTAGAATGTTATCTTTGCTGAATcattaaaactaaacaaaagcTGTATGTTTAATGGCTGCAACTGACAGTTATtttcaaaattaattaaaaatgtccatcacaattTCCTACAACCTGAAGCGATGTCATCAGATGTCTAGTTTTTTCCGACACATAAAAATAATTCACTGTAATGGTAGGACGAGGAAAAGCACCAAATGTTTTAGAAGCTTAAACAAAAGAATGTTTGgattttttccctttaaaaatgaccacatGATTGATGGAATATGACAACAGATGCCAATTCAGTTTCTGTCAGctgactaattgattaattaactCATTATTAAAGCTCTAGTATGTACCAAATTATGGAGGTATATTTCTaacaatgtgaaaatgcaaatgtctcACTCCAAATTCGTCAGCTGACCTCGGCATCAGATACAAATGCTccaaggcaccctttagtaGCGGGATAAGATTAAAATCAGGCAGCGGCATTTTTTGACTCTCCTAGCAAATGTTGTAGTACAAAGAGTGGGAaaggggtggatgggtcaaacaaacgcTGGACTTTCAACCGGGAGAGCGCTGTACATGTCCCATGTGGAACCAAAGGTCAATCATTTTAATTAAACATAGTGTGCTcatatgtgtagcatactaaTGATGTATGTCACATTGTGTTAGTAACAAtggtacttattttaagccaaaccatgatttttttttaagaaaaccacatgcttttgttgtctaaacctacaGAAGCAAAGCTAAAACCAAGTTTTTAACTGCATcgtacatttatttatcagatttatttatgtatttaacacgcagaaactgaacatttcctgtgaaaacataagttTATGTGaaagagacaatgcatgtaacaagcatcaATTGGCACGCCGCCCCTGAGGGTCCAAAACTGACCCTTGAGGGGTACCTATAGCATCATAGTTTGACATGTAGGTCCACTGAccatttgatgagttgggagtgagaatgtgttggaaaatGTCCCAAAAGAAAGGAGGTCTGTTGCCACATCACAAGTGAAACAAGACGTATTTCCCCGGACGTGTCTAGTACAGTCCAACAGAAGTGCCACACCTCTACACATCCTGCTGTGACCTTGTGGGGGTTTCTATAAACATTGTAGCATCAGGCATGCTGTCAACATTTGGTAACCTACCCAGAGAGGAttcagaggcagaggaggatcTGTTGACACTGAATGCCAGGTCTGAGTCACTGTCATCTGGACTGCTGCTCTGAGAAGTGCTGGGGGAGGTTGAGGGAGGACTGGACTGCAGTGTTCCTGTGTCACAGAGATAAAGACGCATGAACAAAAGCCAGATGATCAGACTCATGGAAAACCTTCAAAGATGCCATTCAAGTATATATTAAAATGTAGTCAGTATCATTTCAGTACAGTGAACTGCTTGATTATAAAGCAAGAGTGTGAGGCTTTGCACAAACTGGCCCTAACCAGCTGGATTAGATATACATATTTGTATTAGTTGAAGTTTCATAGAGTGATTTTCTTTTAGTTTCTGTTTGAGGATAATGTTGTTGGGTCTGAGCTGGTGGGAGTTTATGTGGGAGTAGTGGGATCAGGACAGATAGGTCACAGCTCTAAACTGAACAGACACACGCAGACATAAACTACTCAACTGCATTCCTTTAGTCTGGGAAAAAATAAATTGCAGGAGCTGTTGAGACTCAAGAATAGACGGATGATAACTGAGGAGTGTGTCCTTTTGGagcatttatcatttttatataAAAGGAAAAGAtagacattttgaaaaatacgctcattttctttcttgtaGAGTCTGACGTTTGATATCACTATCATTTCTATCcaataaatatgaagctacaaacagcagcctgttggcttagcttagcataaagactggaaacagtgaGAAACAGCTAGACTGGCTCAGTCCATATGAAACAAAATCTGcccaccagcacctctaaagctcactaattaacacatgaTACAACCCATAACCTCCTGGAGTCTCAGCTGGTTGTGTGGCAACTGCACAGAGCCAGGAAATAGTCCAGGACGTAACACCCTGTTTTGGGATTTTGGTTCATGATATCATCTCTCTGTGTTGCTGTAAATACACTTAGCTTACCGAGTATCCTGAGTCTGTTGACAGCCCCATGCAGGGTGAAAAAGGCCCACAGAACCTGAGAGGAGTCCACACAGAGCAGCCTGCCACGTCCCACTCCGTTCACCCCGTGGTGCACCTCTCCGCTGGGCAGCAGACTGAAGCTGAGCACGTCTCCAGAGCAAGGCATGGGGAAGCCCCGGTGCACCACCCAATACTCTTTACGGTCCAGGAGAACCTCAGGGTCTGCCGGTAAGTCCCCAGCGTGTAGACTAGCCGGATCACAGGATGTTAAACCAAACAACAGCGCCCCAAAGTAAGGCAGGCCCAGGTGGCCCACCTCCACGTACAAAGTCTCACCCACATGCAGCGGCCGGTCACTGAACACCAGAGTCCGGCTGCTGTCCAGAAAATGGATGCACGCAGCTGAGCGATCTGCAGAGAGTATTACATCAGAGCCACGGACGAGGTGAAAGTGTAAGTCATTGTCCAGCGGGGAAGGAAGGCCCCGGACCACCCTCGGGACACTGAATCCAGTGGAGGCGGATGAGGACGGtgtggaagaggaagaggtggaggagcagcaggggATGAGCTGAGTGTAGTTATTGAGCTGGAGGTTGGCCATCTTGGCAGCGGCAGCCTGGTTGTTCTCCAGCTGATTGTTGTTGTAATTGGCTGAGTCGTGGCTACTCTGGGGCAGATAGGCACTCAGACGGGCCGCACTCAGGCAGCTGGATCCCACACTCTCAGCAAATGTGCTTTCTGTGGTGGAGAATGTGAAGAACAAAGTTGGTGACATCATTAATCATATGATCTGTTAACCGAGTAAGCTCAGGGCACTagttttctcctctttttttaattttttttttttttcaaaagtcctTTTGTCTTCAGTTACACCCAAGGAAAAGCTGATGAGATAAAATCTGCATGTGTTACTGCAGCCTCTTTGGTGTTACTCTATGAGCGCTTTTGTTTATATGGGCACATTATAGggcagaaatgaatgaataatttcattttagattcatctgctgattattttctcagttgattaatcaactataaaacatAGCTGTAAAACCCaagaaaacagagacaaaatggaggcttatggcagATAGTTACAGAATgaattaaagaaagaaaatttaTGACATGACGTAACACTTGTCATTAACATATTTACGGCATATCCACTACAATAGTGCTATTTAATACTCTTTCCCACTATGACTGACAGCAAGCAGATGAGAAATACAAGATGAACTCATTCACAAgcttagggctgggtattgtttaCAAAATTACTATATCAATATAAATACAACCCTAAAAGTGTTATTGATACCAATTCATCTGATGTCCACGATGTGAATCGAGTGATCTgtagtatagccatacttttggatgttttggtggcatctcaaCACACTGAACCGCATCACTGGCATCACATGGCTAAGGTAATCTAACGGT
This region of Epinephelus fuscoguttatus linkage group LG9, E.fuscoguttatus.final_Chr_v1 genomic DNA includes:
- the neurl1b gene encoding E3 ubiquitin-protein ligase NEURL1B isoform X2; the encoded protein is MGNTTPKPLIDASLQPRPVASRQYYTLPNNGAGVERRTSAAPVSISVESPRFHPHAKGKNIRLDGQLRRATRKNSFCNGITFSHRPVHLYEKVRLRLSGVHTGWSGALRFGFTSLDPSELVATDIPKYACPDLVTRPGYWAKALPERLALKDNVLSFWADRHGRVFYSINEGEPILFHCGLSIGCPLWAIIDIYGITQEVTLLESTFAESVGSSCLSAARLSAYLPQSSHDSANYNNNQLENNQAAAAKMANLQLNNYTQLIPCCSSTSSSSTPSSSASTGFSVPRVVRGLPSPLDNDLHFHLVRGSDVILSADRSAACIHFLDSSRTLVFSDRPLHVGETLYVEVGHLGLPYFGALLFGLTSCDPASLHAGDLPADPEVLLDRKEYWVVHRGFPMPCSGDVLSFSLLPSGEVHHGVNGVGRGRLLCVDSSQVLWAFFTLHGAVNRLRILGTLQSSPPSTSPSTSQSSSPDDSDSDLAFSVNRSSSASESSLVTAPSSPLSPPVSPTLTAPELPSAGKNGECTICFDQDVDTVIYTCGHMCLCNDCGLKLKRQINACCPICRRPIKDVIKTYRP
- the neurl1b gene encoding E3 ubiquitin-protein ligase NEURL1B isoform X1; this encodes MGNKMGNNQSSNTCIPFGVCSLPQSNREKKLHHSTEDASLQPRPVASRQYYTLPNNGAGVERRTSAAPVSISVESPRFHPHAKGKNIRLDGQLRRATRKNSFCNGITFSHRPVHLYEKVRLRLSGVHTGWSGALRFGFTSLDPSELVATDIPKYACPDLVTRPGYWAKALPERLALKDNVLSFWADRHGRVFYSINEGEPILFHCGLSIGCPLWAIIDIYGITQEVTLLESTFAESVGSSCLSAARLSAYLPQSSHDSANYNNNQLENNQAAAAKMANLQLNNYTQLIPCCSSTSSSSTPSSSASTGFSVPRVVRGLPSPLDNDLHFHLVRGSDVILSADRSAACIHFLDSSRTLVFSDRPLHVGETLYVEVGHLGLPYFGALLFGLTSCDPASLHAGDLPADPEVLLDRKEYWVVHRGFPMPCSGDVLSFSLLPSGEVHHGVNGVGRGRLLCVDSSQVLWAFFTLHGAVNRLRILGTLQSSPPSTSPSTSQSSSPDDSDSDLAFSVNRSSSASESSLVTAPSSPLSPPVSPTLTAPELPSAGKNGECTICFDQDVDTVIYTCGHMCLCNDCGLKLKRQINACCPICRRPIKDVIKTYRP